The genomic interval TAGGCGCTAACGATTTCCGGTAATACTACCGTCGGACTAATATAAATAGATAAGGAGCATTGAAGAAGCCGTTCACACTCGTTCAGAAACTGACGGCAATTGTAATTAAGCACCTTGCTAATAGAGGTTTCTTCACTTCTCACATATACGATCGCCAGATTAAGCCCTGTATGATCCTGAAATACAACACCTTCCAGCTCTAGCAGAAGCAGTTCTCCAGCCAAATTGCGAAGCGCGTATTCCATAATGGCTTCATCACGCGCGCTCAGATTATCTTTCCATTGCTCAAGTCCAAACAGAACCAGGATATAACGATCATCAGGCTTGATCGACAAGCCACAAGTTTGTGCGGATCTTTGCAGCGAGTCCGGGAGCAGAGATGCCCGCTGACTAAGGATGTCCTGCCAGAAGCGTTCCACCAATATAGGCAGCTGATGTTCCCATTTTCTTCGATAGTCCTGCATCAGAGCTTCAAACTTTTTTTGTTCTTTTTGCCTACCGACCTCTGCAAAAGCATCGCCGGCCACTTTCTTCAATTGCTCATAATCGACGGGCTTGAGCAAATAATGGAACGCTCCATGATGGATGGCGCGCTGCGCGTACTCAAAGTCCGCATGACAAGTAAGCATAATCGTCAAAGTGTACGGCGAATGCTGCTCCACCCAGGCCAACAAATCCAAACCGCTGCTCCCCGGCATTTCGATATCGCAAATTAGCAAATCGACAGTAGTGTTACTTAGCACCTTCAACGCTTGATCCACGTTCTCCGCCAAACTAATGTGCGTAACGCCCAGCATGCTCCAGTTCACGCCTTGCTGCAAACCGAGCAAGGCAAAATATTGGTCATCAACAATTAAGATTGTATACATACGATGATCAAAGCCTCCTTTGCATAGGCAAATTGATATTCACTATTCCACCGCCCTGTGGATCATTGCGGAAGGCTATATTCGCGCGTCCATCATAGAACATAATCAAGCGCCTGCGCACATTCCATATCCCCAGTTGACGGTCTGTCGGCTCTTTTTCATATAATCCAAGGTTGAGCATGTCCAATTGCTGCTTGGAGAATCCCGGTCCATAGTCGCGGATTTCGATGGCCATGCATGAATCCCCATCTTTACTAGTTGCTTCACTTACCGTGACGCTGACTTCAAAATGCTTGGTATTATTAATAAATCCATGCTTCATAGCATTCTCCACGAACGGTTGCACAAGCAAGGGCGGAACAAGGACGTTCTCTAATTCCTCGGGCAGCCGATCATAAAAACTCAGCTTGTTCGGATACATGACCATTTGGATTTCCATGTAGTTCCGGATATGATTAAATTCGCTAACAAGCGTAATCCATGTATCGTTGGTGCTCATGATGAACCGGAAATAGGAAACTAGGTGGCTGATCATCTTCTTAATCAGCGAATACTTCTGAAGCTCTACAAGATGGAAGACGATATTTAAGGAATTCATGAAAAAATGGGGATTAATCTGAGCCTGAAGATGCTTAAGTTCGGCTTGCTGTACTTTCATTTGCTCTTCATATACATAGATCTTTAGATTCCCGATTTGTTCAGCCATTCGATTGAACTGTTGTGTAATCAGTTGGAACTCCTTGGATTTCTCTTCCTTCAAACGGTATTCTAACTGTCCCTTGCCAAGTATGCGCATCCCGCTTGCCAACTGCTGAATGGGCTTAAATACAAGACGGCTTAATAGAAAGAACAATACAACTAGAATGACAACTACCGCTATGGGAATGACCTTAATTACGCTTTGGAACAGAGGCAGCTCGTCCAGCAGCAATTCTTCGTCCAATAAAATGAAAACGTTGAGATCCGAAAAAAGAGACGGTTTGCCTACGAACAAATAGCTGCTGCCGTCACTAAGTCGAATAGAAGCGCTAGAGCGTTTCGATTGATCGTTCAGATGGCTGCGGATGCGGACAAGATCTTCATTGGCGAATTGCCCCCACAACAGATGCCCCTCTTTGGATATAATGCCGATTTTCTCGTCGCTCTCTACAGACTCCAACCGGATTAGAGGCTGAGCTAAGGAGTCAATGCTGACAAGTACACCGATGAGCAGCCTTCCACTTTTATCCGGAAGTGCCTTAAATAAGACCGGCTCGCCACCGACGTTAATGATTTCCCACTTCAAGGACGTCGGAAGCTTGAACTTCTTCAGCCGAGCGGACAGACCGGCACGGATAGCCTCCTTCTCCTCGTAATACTCCTTTTGACTGCTGAGGAATAGCTCCTCCCGGTCAAGATGATACACGAATACACTGCGAATAATAGAGTAGTAGCTAACATCGCTATACCATTGATCCATTAATTTTCTGATAGATAAATAATAGTTTACACTGTCTGGGTCGCTCTCCGAGTATAGCTCAAGTAGCATGCTTTCATTTGCCGTTCGCAGCAAATAAGTACTGGTCTGCTCCAGCAGCTCATCAAGAGAGCCTAAATGAAGGGTCAACGTGTCCGATGCGGATTTCGCTACTTTCTCACGAACAATATTTGTGGAGTAGATATTGGTGTAGTAAAGAAAGAAAAAAAGTGGCGCCACTAATAGCAGGACGAGTGCGCTTACTTTAAATTGCAATGAAAGTCCCACAGTTCCACTCCTTTGCCTAGTATATGAACGCCCATGCGGCACGAAAGGGGAAAGACCATTTCGGTCTTTCCCCTGCCTGCTTATGACTGCTTCGCCTTCCACTCATCGTACTGCTTCTGAACTTCGGCGCGGATTTTCTCGATACCGTTGGCCTTTAGCTTGTCGTTGTATTCTGCCAATACCTTGTCGGCATCTAAGCTGCCCGTTTCAAGCAGCGGACGATATTCCTTGATAATGTTGCTGACGACGGACACCTCTGTTTTGACAGCGTCTGTATTGAAGTTGAAGCCAAACGACCTTACTTTGTGAGCTTTTTCGTTATAGGCTTTGAACTTCTCCCATTTGTCCGAGCTTTCGCCTTCCCATAAATAAGTGAGGGTCTGATTCCCAAACATCCACTCAATACCCGGAGCCCACCCCGTATCCGCACGGGTAGAGACGCCATCTTGCAGCTTAATGAAATTATCCTTGCCCTCTACCTTGACATATTGCCGTCCTTCCACACCGAAATCGATCAGGTTGACCAGATTTTTATCGGTATGAAGAAGGTTTAGAAGCATCATTGTGCGCTCCGGATCGACAGATGTGCGGCCGATTGCCATCATGGAGTTGCTGACGCTTGCTGTACTGATTTCAGGATCATTCCCCTTCAGCTTGACTAGTTCGATACCCGTCGCGCTGGAATCTTCCTTGTCGGAATCCGGTTTATCGGAACCGAATTTCATCCACGTTTTGCCGGCCTTAAATGCATCTTCGGCGCTCGTTTTGGTCGTCGCGGCATCCTGATTGATGAATCCCTTTTTGAACCATTCGCTGTAGAGCCTCAACCTATA from Paenibacillus sp. FSL K6-3182 carries:
- a CDS encoding response regulator; its protein translation is MYTILIVDDQYFALLGLQQGVNWSMLGVTHISLAENVDQALKVLSNTTVDLLICDIEMPGSSGLDLLAWVEQHSPYTLTIMLTCHADFEYAQRAIHHGAFHYLLKPVDYEQLKKVAGDAFAEVGRQKEQKKFEALMQDYRRKWEHQLPILVERFWQDILSQRASLLPDSLQRSAQTCGLSIKPDDRYILVLFGLEQWKDNLSARDEAIMEYALRNLAGELLLLELEGVVFQDHTGLNLAIVYVRSEETSISKVLNYNCRQFLNECERLLQCSLSIYISPTVVLPEIVSAYTYVTEREQHNLTRSRQVFMPASTPMEKSMNQLLAVAPLSLFAEWSTIMELGELEELDRRVKQWFWSSEGNTWTKESHHQFIHGILFIIHTILAQKGLSIHKSAELKSLTDKESYPKHSDALQQWTRCCLKATVRLLTVSNKVSSAVVTKIRHYIRSRLNQEITREEMAAHVYLNPAYLSRLFKKETGLSLSDAIIQERIQEAKRLLEETEYKITDIAERIGYTSLGSFSNLFKRIVSVTPQQYRARKKRD
- a CDS encoding histidine kinase codes for the protein MGLSLQFKVSALVLLLVAPLFFFLYYTNIYSTNIVREKVAKSASDTLTLHLGSLDELLEQTSTYLLRTANESMLLELYSESDPDSVNYYLSIRKLMDQWYSDVSYYSIIRSVFVYHLDREELFLSSQKEYYEEKEAIRAGLSARLKKFKLPTSLKWEIINVGGEPVLFKALPDKSGRLLIGVLVSIDSLAQPLIRLESVESDEKIGIISKEGHLLWGQFANEDLVRIRSHLNDQSKRSSASIRLSDGSSYLFVGKPSLFSDLNVFILLDEELLLDELPLFQSVIKVIPIAVVVILVVLFFLLSRLVFKPIQQLASGMRILGKGQLEYRLKEEKSKEFQLITQQFNRMAEQIGNLKIYVYEEQMKVQQAELKHLQAQINPHFFMNSLNIVFHLVELQKYSLIKKMISHLVSYFRFIMSTNDTWITLVSEFNHIRNYMEIQMVMYPNKLSFYDRLPEELENVLVPPLLVQPFVENAMKHGFINNTKHFEVSVTVSEATSKDGDSCMAIEIRDYGPGFSKQQLDMLNLGLYEKEPTDRQLGIWNVRRRLIMFYDGRANIAFRNDPQGGGIVNINLPMQRRL